The genome window TGTGGTGCTTTCATTTCCCCTTGTGGAATCAAGAAGATAGTCTATGTTAAGCAGCTGCGTGTGATTTTGGGctcttttggatttttttcaacTTCAGCTTGTATGTAAATAATGAACCTTTGAGGTGTTTCCCTTGGATTCTCTGCAGGACTCGGCCAACTCTGTCAGGCAAACAGAAAAGGCAActgcaggagaagctggagTATGTTCAGGAAGTGGTCAAGACCAAAAAGGtagagtgtgtgcgtgtgtgtgtgtcagagagggaaTGTGACTAACTCTGACATGGTACTGGCAATAAAAAGGCAGTGTTACTGGTGTGTGTTTAACTGTCTTATTCTTTCCTTTTAGAAAAAGCTGTATGAAGAATACCTTCGCCAGAGTGTCAGTGATCAGGATATGGCCTGAAACACGAGGTGCACGCAAAGATTCAGCATTCACACACCAACCAAATGAAACGGAAGCTTTGCCAGGTTACACATCAGCCGTCGTGTCACTCTGACTGCTCCATGCTGCATCTTGCTGAAGTGTGCGGACGCAAAGTTACAAGCACATAATACACTAATAGAAACTCACGTTCTGGTGCTTTATACTGTAAAGCCTGTTGACCTGTTAGATGACGTTACCTCTGTAAAAACTCTACCTGCAGATAAGTGGAGTTTGGTCTCATAGGAAAAGAACTTTTGTTACTGATCATTATTCGTTATGAGcattaaatacacacattctgtgcctctgctctgctcacagGAATGCAGGCTTGTACCactataaaatatttaaaaaagcaaactATTTATAATATTCCTTTACCTGAGAACTTGTATTTTGGTTTAACGGCGTATAGCACTATTTTACATGAGTCACTTTGTATGAGTTCGTGTTTTTGAAGACTTTCACCAGCATTTTATACAGTACTTTGACTACTTGGTATCAGTTACAGTTTTGGTGTTGCATCATGAACGTCTGCGTCCTGGCTAATATTTAGAGTATTCAATTATCCGCACAACTCCTGCtattgaaataaatgaagattGTGAACCAGCAATCGAGCATTTTATCTCTAACCAaatcatttttgtattttcctgtcATACATTGTGACCGTGTTTTTAATTACAACTGACTTAAATAAAAAACTATGTTCAATAGAGGTGGTGATGAGGCTTTTCCTTCAGATTAACAAGACATTTACACAAATTTCAATTGTACATTTGAGCCTTTCTTCTTACTCCTAATTTCCTTGATTTGATTTCCTTTAGATGGAAGTTGAGGCAGGATGCTCCACCTCCTTTGAATTCCACAAATGACTCCTTTTTTAATAActcctgtctttattttataCGTGGCACACATGGCCAGATTTCTTCTCCACTTGTATTCTCTCCTTCACAGTTTTGGTCTTGCCACACCCTGTTTGACTGAAAATGGATAGGGTGGAGGCAGGATGCATGCGTTCCTACGTATCAGATGTCtagatgaagagatgaaaatcGAAGAGAGGCATGTAAGAGTATGAGGTCTAGAAAGTCAAGTAGAATCAATACTATGAATAGATCCACAGTTTTGCCCCCAGCATCTAGATGGAATGATTCTGCTGTAATTACAGACCTGAAGCTTAAAAAAACGTGTGTGGCATCACCATTTTAAGTGGTTTCCACAGTCATTTCGGGTCCTGTGTAGTTTTTATTGAAAACCAAACACAGGAAACTACAAACCATTTAACAGTCATGCCTTTGTcaagcagaggaagcaggtgcagaaacactgaaatgcaaaGCTGCTGCTAATAAAGTACAGTTTCCTAGTTTCAAGGGTAATATGAGGCCTggtttttaaaatctgtgaaTTCACATTTCATTATTGAATCACTTCAACAGAGTATTGCTCTTTTACTCAGAAGAGCAGTAATTTAGCGCTCTCAGTTGACTCAGATTTTAGTTCAAGTAGTTGAGTGCATGATAATAATTTGACATGACTGTCTATCATGCACATTCACTACATAATTATATAACCTTTTCTCTGTGAAAGACAACAGTGGACTTAACATCATATCTGCATGCACCATGAAAAGTGACCTTGCCACAGAGGGAGCATTATATTGCAGAATGAGAGGGCCAGTGCCTCTCTGGAACTCATTTTGCACTTTGCACTTGCAGCTGTGGCACAGTGAGAGCGCTTGTTGGAGGAGAGATTGGACAGTTTAGGCGGTGGAAATACTGTCAGTGATGTGCATTCAAACTAAAAGCTACATTCAGGAATGAGTCAGGGAATGACATGTAAAACAACTTCACATTAGCAAGATGTGTTTAGGTCACTCAGGAAATCAACACCCAATCCTCTGCAAATACTCCCTAATACCAGTATTCCTCTACTAGAAGGTATCATTATGTAGGCAGGACTATAATTTAACTCCTTCATATTACTGTCATGATGTGCTAAAGGTGCAACGTTTAATCATGTTAATCGAGCACTAACTTTTTGTTATTCAATTTTGCCATGAGATGGAAATAACAATatcaaattaattaatcaaatatgatattgtgagcatgttgtgttttgattgctgcagctcacagACTGTCCTGCAGAGTCAAAGGACCAGACAGTCAAGAATGTGGTTCAAAGTGTGGTTCAGTGACCTCCAGTGGTCACCACACTGCGGACATGGCTGCACTTAATGTCCAGGGTGTGGCAGTCACAAAAAGCCAATCTGTGATCCCTGTTCTTGGTGTTTAACCTCCCTAAAAATCCGCTAGATGACATTCAGCCCAGAACTCGAAAGGCAAAGAGGGAAAGGTATTTGTGAACAGGAAGCAGGTTGACGTGATTTCCGCAGGCTTAAACCGGGGAAAGTTGTTTCCTGAAGTTGACACCGCGCCGATCATTTCCACACCAAAGCCCCGGTGCCGTGAAAGCAATGACTCCGACAGGTTTCTCGGATTGTTTGTAGACGCTTCGCCTCGTCAGACGGCCCCGCCGGTCAACTCTGACGGCAAGATGAGCTCCAAGAGTGAAGACAcaggtaataaaaaaaagagcgaCGTTGAACTTTAATCTGCTGCACATCTAACGGGATTGGTTGTGAGGTGATGCTGACATCTTTACAACCTCACTCTTAAACATTAACGTTAGCTTGTCGCTCGTGTTCACTGCGAGTGAGACCTGTTGCTGTGGGCGCAGCTCTTCTCAGATAACTGTCACACGGCCTGTTAGCTTCGCTGACCACAGAAATGAACGGGggctgctagctgctagctaacACTAAGCTAATTAGCCGGGGTCCAGGGACCGAGGAGGGTCCACACCAAAGTGAGTTTAAATCCGGTTCAGCCTTAACACTGGTTCACTTTTGCTATTATTGTAGCCAGTGATGTGACTCTTGTACCAAGTCCTATTTGTTAAAACAATTTAATTTTTAACGGACGTTAGCTGCTGCTTTTTGAGACAAAATCCTGTTGTGGCTAGCTTCTTCAGCAGTGTAGCAACTTTCAGTCTCTTGGCGTGAAAGTGTTTACCAACTTGCTTCAGCTGGAGCAACAAGTGTCGCTTTAATGCTGTCAAAGATAAATTGTTCTTGCGTTTGGGGTCCAGTAGATCCAGGATCATAAGAGGTCTTTATCTTATCACCTCTGTTTTTACCTGATGTGTAGAGAAGAACTTGTACTGTAAAGACCAAGCCTAGTTAAAGGTGGGTAACCAGATGGGTTATTACTTCCACACTTCTCTACATATTGTGTTGAAACTGTATATTTAAAAGACGGCTATATCAACCTACTTTGTGCACACCTAACTAGGATGACATAAACATGCATTGTATCTTTACAAAGCTGAACAATGAAAGGAATTTGAGGTTGCGTCCTGCACAGTTCTCAGCATATAGATCACTGACATCAGATGAGCTGTTGTCTTATCTTGTTGTGAGGCATTTACATGTCTTATCTGGTAGTAACATAGGTTCCTTTTAATCACGTCACCTCACTATTTCGTGATCAAGTCAATATTCtgacatgatgacatcatgatGTCACGTCATTACGCACAACAACACCAAGTGttgctgaaagtgaaagtagcATTGCTACTGGTTCCACAGTGGAGGAGTTATTTCCAAAAAGGGGAGAGACTACAGTAGTGTGGGAGTGGTTTGGTTACAAAAGTTCAGATGTACAACAAACACAGTAACATTTAAGAAGCACAAGAAGATTGTAACAGTGAAAGGGGGCAATACGATAAACTCCCAGGAGGAGAGCGCAGCAGCTATTGTGAGTTTGAAACCAAGTAGTCAACGACGTTGACTCAGCATAGGAATGCTCAATCTTTGGCAAGTCGTACTCTGTGTCTCCTCATGTCGTCAAGACTATCATTATCGCAGAAATACCTTGATATGCGGTGTTATTTTAGGATGACTCAACCCTAGATTCCATCCAGACAGATGCAGACATACtcaaaacaacataaagaaGGCAAAACTCAGCAAGCTGTTTATCATTTTTAGAGACGAGCCTGTGGGCCCAGCTGGCCGAGTGCCGAGCTCAGGTCGAGCACTGGCAGGGTGTGGCGACGATCTGTGAGCTGAGCAAACAGGAGGAACTGGCAGAGCTGCAAAAACAATGTGATCAAGAGATCCAGTCTCTGCAGGAGGCTCttagaggtcagtgtgtgtgtgtgtgtgtttacatgtgtgtgataagaacattgtgtttgtgtgtgacagtccTTGTGTGTACAGGATCTAATTTCAGACAGACAGTATTTCTTGTTTGGTCTTTTGACTTATTTGACTTTCTGTGTGTCACATGTAATGTTTTGCATCATagattttaaacacacactgttttcagtAAATGTCCCCAAGGAAATGCAAATAGCTGCAAGTAAGAGAGAGTCAGAGATTAACATTTCACTGTTGGACAAACACAGAAGTACATAGTAACAGCATATCatgaataaaatcacataaGTTCAAACAGGAAAATATCCTTGTTCATGTATCAGAGATTGAAGAAAAGACGATAGTTAAGCCTGCTTTGCTGAGAGGATATACAGCTATATGCAACTTtgacagcttttgttttcattcaactTAGATTGCTGTTCAAAGGACCtgagaaaactttttttttatctttcaatCCAGTCAGATATGTAGTGAGACGCTGAGCCTTCGAGAGCGCTATAGATGAAGTAGAATCTGCAATTCAACTGTCAGTACTTACTGGATACCACagcatatttaatatttttgaacATATTGAGTGTAAAAGAAGGCATTATTGCACTCTAACTTTGCTTGCATAAGATGCATGCACAAGTAATATCTAACAGAGATGGGATACCTCTCcatttgtaatgttttaatgATGAAATGCGGTTGATGTGATGAGGGATGAACAAGATGTTATCTGCAGTTACAGTTTTTACAAGTATTGTGGACTTAGTAGTTGCTTCTTTTGTAACCTCAACCAAAACATTGTTTTGACTTATTAAATGgtttcatcattatttcatcCTCCTGTTGCGTTTACAGAGACCGCAGCGCAGTATGAGGCCAGAATAGCTGTTCTTCAGTCTCAGCCTGTGGAGTGGAGGAGAGCCAGTGGACAGAATATGGTCAGTGTTTAACTTTGTGTCctcttttaaaaaagtgttCTGGACATAATCCCAGCCTTCGTTTCCCTCGGCCTGTTAGATCAGTGGCAGGAAAGCCAGGATGGATGCAGAAGCCACCAGTAATGAGTCCCCGTCAGCGACCACCAACAGCCAGCCAGAGGCTGAGGGCACGGCGTCGACGGACGGGAGGCACGACCAACCAGCGGAGCTCGAGGCGGCGGCGGAGGGAGAAGGGGTGCCACTTACAGCGGAAGGGTATTTTTCACTGCGGCACTGCGACTCGGCCTCGTTGTCGTCCTTCTCCTTAGACACGCCCTCTCTGCCCAGAAAACTCCACGCTCAGGAAGACACCGACTCTCTGGTCTCCACAGGAACTTTGGTGCCTGAAGCCATCTATCTGCCACCGGCTGGACACCGGCTGGTGACGCACGGTGACTGGGACGCACTCAATGCTCAggtaaacatttaaaaagagcACTTTTATTGATTCACTGCCTCTTTTATACATACAAATCCACTTGCAGGAATTAAGTTAGCTTTGAACTGAAGGTGAACGAAAGGTGAAAGTACACTCTCACTATGTGCAGCAATATAAAATAGCATCCCTACACTCCAGTCTGTGTGATTTTAAGTCATTGCAGCAAGTTTTTCAGTCTGACCTCAAGCTTCTCCACAGACAAATGACTTTGGGGTGTAATGAGGGTGTGACGTGTTGGGCAGGTGTCTGAGCTGCGAGGGGAGGTGAGCCGTCTCGAGGCTgagaaggaggagctggagagagaacTGGATACTCAgaccaagcacacacacaaacaggtgagcAGTGCTGAATGTGAGTATACATCTGTGTGTAGACTGGATATGATGTGTGCAGACTTACACACATGTtggcgtgtttgtgtttgcgtgcgtgttCAGGTGTCAATGCTCCAGTCTCAGGTCCAGACTTCAGAGGCCCTCCTCCAGGACTTGCAGAAATCTTTTAGCCAATCACAGAATGCAGTCCAGAGTCGGCTGGTGAGTGATAATGATGTCGATcctacagagtgtgtgtgactgcgtcAATGTgataaattcaacattttgggaaatacacttatttgctttcttgcagagcGTTAAATCAACACCACCCTCACGTTTGTATGAATCTACGGCCCGCTATCTTggtttagcataaagagtggaaatgGCTAGCTCTGGTGGGGCACAGAGTGAGTCTTATTATCACCGtgagctgattggctgcctcACTAGCACCCAGCCATGGAAAAGTCTGGCACAGCCACAATGTGTTGTTtatacatttcagttttttgagGGATTACTCCTTTATTAAGCATGAGCAGTGTTTTTCATAGCAACTCAGTTAATTACTGATTTCAAGAGGCACTcttacttttggacagagccaggctggctgttcgcccttgtttccagtttttatgctatgctaagctaagctaaccagctgctggctccagctacataaTTACCTCTTACTCACTACAGATGTGAGTCGTGTCAATCTTTTCATCTACCTTTGCAAAAAAgagaataagcatatttcctaaaatgttgaatttttacattttcttaaggtttgttttatttcagccttATTAATTAAAAGATCGCATGAACAGAAATGAAGAGGCAGCTGTTAAATTGTATTTTGCCATAAATGTGTAACCAAAGTGCATGATGAGCCACTCAGCCATCACACAGTGATTAATCATAAATATGCTTTGAGTCGTAACTCGATTCTCAGGGCGAGTCTGTATAAGTACCCATAGAGTGTTTGGGTGCTGGCATTCAATTTATTAACACATTATTCAGAAGGAGCGGGTGTTCaaattattgtttgtgtgtccaggCAGAATTATCATTTTCCCAGAGGAAGATGTGCAGTGAGCTGTCCAGACTGAAAGGAGAGGAGGTTGAGGATGAGGGACCAGAGTCCAGCTCATCATTACCAGCGACACTGCAGGTACAGTTACTCCTCTCAGTTTTCAGTATCTGCTCCATAAGTGCTGCAGCAAAGAAGAATAGTTTCAAATAGCATTGTAAAGGGAACCGAAACCTGTGAGTTCCTGATAGTTGGCTCATGTATTTATTTCCTTTACCTTTAGACAAAGGTTGGCTTTTGTAGCCGAGCTGTCAATGCCCTGGCTCTGGAAGCATTTTGATCATCTGTTGGtagtttaaaatgttaaagacGGTTACTTTATGTGTCTCCAGCTTGTGGTGTTACTGTGCGCTGACTGTTGAAATTGAACCTGCAGGGAGCTCACTGTGAGGAGCGGCTTCGCATTGAGATTGTGAACCTGAGGGAACAGCTGGACAACCGGACAGAGGAGAATGGTCTGTGGACTCTGTGGTTATTTAAGACAGGTTTTCACCACTGACTGTCCTGACACTGACACATTCTCTATTCTTTCTTAATCTCTCCCTGCCTGCTCCTGTCCACAACTCCTGTCATCAGAGGTTTTAGAAGGTGAGTGAACAATTCATGCTTTAGTGTTCGTCTGGTCATCATCATCTGGTCGTCTTGTGAATGGTGTAGGGTCACAACTAAGAGATGGTGTGTTGGTGGTGCAGTGGTTGATCTTTAAGCAGCCTTGTTTGTGATCgtgtgtgcagtgcagctgtCCAGTTTGAAGACGGAGACGGAGAGGATCCACGTTCAGAAGGACCAGTTGCAGGCTGAACTGATGGCGTGCCGCACTGAACTGGATGCCCTGCGGGTGGCACTGTCTCATGTGCAGAGCACCAACAAGACCCTCAGCAATGATAAAGTAAAGCACTAAAGTTACTGGTATTACTGTTGATGCTTGCTCAGTTACCTGCTGTTACTTGTGCTGGTGATGAATCCTGTCTGTAGTGGGCTGGTCTCATTCTCAGAGATGCTGATcctgatttttttcaattttattgacaataaaaaaaatgtccaaattacttgttttaaaagctttcaaccacattttagtgccttcctcagcagatggagcttTCTTATTTTCATCCTTCATCCAGAAACAAGGGTTACAATCTACTCCAAATACTGTATGAAATTC of Chelmon rostratus isolate fCheRos1 chromosome 17, fCheRos1.pri, whole genome shotgun sequence contains these proteins:
- the rabep2 gene encoding rab GTPase-binding effector protein 2 isoform X1 → MSSKSEDTETSLWAQLAECRAQVEHWQGVATICELSKQEELAELQKQCDQEIQSLQEALRETAAQYEARIAVLQSQPVEWRRASGQNMISGRKARMDAEATSNESPSATTNSQPEAEGTASTDGRHDQPAELEAAAEGEGVPLTAEGYFSLRHCDSASLSSFSLDTPSLPRKLHAQEDTDSLVSTGTLVPEAIYLPPAGHRLVTHGDWDALNAQVSELRGEVSRLEAEKEELERELDTQTKHTHKQVSMLQSQVQTSEALLQDLQKSFSQSQNAVQSRLAELSFSQRKMCSELSRLKGEEVEDEGPESSSSLPATLQGAHCEERLRIEIVNLREQLDNRTEENEVLEVQLSSLKTETERIHVQKDQLQAELMACRTELDALRVALSHVQSTNKTLSNDKAGLHQQCLELRSQVISLRSQVDTSQTVQRDFVQLSQSLQVKLELIRQAESLEQVKEILEEGVSEAGSPPADAS
- the rabep2 gene encoding rab GTPase-binding effector protein 2 isoform X2, which translates into the protein MISGRKARMDAEATSNESPSATTNSQPEAEGTASTDGRHDQPAELEAAAEGEGVPLTAEGYFSLRHCDSASLSSFSLDTPSLPRKLHAQEDTDSLVSTGTLVPEAIYLPPAGHRLVTHGDWDALNAQVSELRGEVSRLEAEKEELERELDTQTKHTHKQVSMLQSQVQTSEALLQDLQKSFSQSQNAVQSRLAELSFSQRKMCSELSRLKGEEVEDEGPESSSSLPATLQGAHCEERLRIEIVNLREQLDNRTEENEVLEVQLSSLKTETERIHVQKDQLQAELMACRTELDALRVALSHVQSTNKTLSNDKAGLHQQCLELRSQVISLRSQVDTSQTVQRDFVQLSQSLQVKLELIRQAESLEQVKEILEEGVSEAGSPPADAS